In Temnothorax longispinosus isolate EJ_2023e chromosome 10, Tlon_JGU_v1, whole genome shotgun sequence, a single window of DNA contains:
- the LOC139820569 gene encoding probable cytochrome P450 6a13 isoform X2: MFVLISECSEHLVQYVEKLVNKNEPIECAEMTAKYTTDVIGSCVFGIEMNAMSDEDSEFRRIGRSVFHASFWKRLRFAMKNYLPWLFDVLYGYILPRSEVTKFFMRIVLETMDYRETNNITRNDFIDTLRELKKHSDKMDDIDLTDSLIVSQAFTFFAAGFETSSTAMANAFYELALNQKIQDRLRDEIDQEYIKHAGNLTYTNIKEMNYLDKIFKEVLRKYPPGLFFPRITMSSYTFNGTKVSIPKGQLIWIPIHAMHRDSNIYPEPDVFDPERFNEEAVKSRHPMVYLPFGDGQRNCIGAVKLI, from the exons ATGTTTGTGTTAATATCAGAGTGCTCTGAACATCTTGTCCAATACGTGGAAAAATTAGTGAACAAAAATGAGCCTATAGAATGTGCCGAGATGACGGCCAAATACACGACCGACGTCATCGGTAGCTGCGTCTTCGGCATTGAGATGAACGCAATGTCGGACGAGGACAGCGAATTTCGCAGGATAGGAAGAAGTGTGTTCCATGCGTCCTTCTGGAAACGTCTACGATTCGCCATGAAGAACTACTTGCCATGGCTCTTCGACGTCCTCTATGGCTACATCCTGCCGCGATCGGAGGTCACCAAATTCTTCATGCGCATTGTCCTGGAGACTATGGACTACAGAGAAACGAATAATATTACTAGAAATGATTTTATTGATACGCTGCGCGAATTGAAGAAACATTCGGACAAAATGGACGATAtcg atttgacTGACAGTTTGATAGTTTCTCAAGCATTCACGTTTTTTGCTGCTGGTTTTGAAACCTCATCGACAGCGATGGCTAACGCGTTTTACGAGCTGGCTTTAAATCAGAAAATACAGGACAGGTTGCGTGACGAAATTGATCaggaatatataaaacatgcTGGCAATTTAACATATACAAACATCAAGGAAATGAATTACttggataaaatattcaaag aagtCTTGAGAAAGTATCCACCTGGGCTTTTCTTTCCGAGAATAACGATGTCGAGTTATACTTTCAATGGTACCAAAGTTAGTATACCGAAAGGCCAATTAATATGGATTCCTATACACGCTATGCATCGAGATTCAAACATTTATCCAGAACCGGATGTCTTCGATCCAGAAAGATTTAATGAGGAAGCTGTGAAAAGCAGGCATCCGATGGTTTATCTACCCTTCGGTGACGGACAAAGAAATTGCATTGGTGcagtgaaattaatttaa
- the LOC139820569 gene encoding probable cytochrome P450 6a13 isoform X1, which yields MFVLISECSEHLVQYVEKLVNKNEPIECAEMTAKYTTDVIGSCVFGIEMNAMSDEDSEFRRIGRSVFHASFWKRLRFAMKNYLPWLFDVLYGYILPRSEVTKFFMRIVLETMDYRETNNITRNDFIDTLRELKKHSDKMDDIDLTDSLIVSQAFTFFAAGFETSSTAMANAFYELALNQKIQDRLRDEIDQEYIKHAGNLTYTNIKEMNYLDKIFKEVLRKYPPGLFFPRITMSSYTFNGTKVSIPKGQLIWIPIHAMHRDSNIYPEPDVFDPERFNEEAVKSRHPMVYLPFGDGQRNCIGSRFAVYQTKLGLIKILRNYKVEPCEKTQVPYVVNDKDFLLAPKDGIYLRILKINRD from the exons ATGTTTGTGTTAATATCAGAGTGCTCTGAACATCTTGTCCAATACGTGGAAAAATTAGTGAACAAAAATGAGCCTATAGAATGTGCCGAGATGACGGCCAAATACACGACCGACGTCATCGGTAGCTGCGTCTTCGGCATTGAGATGAACGCAATGTCGGACGAGGACAGCGAATTTCGCAGGATAGGAAGAAGTGTGTTCCATGCGTCCTTCTGGAAACGTCTACGATTCGCCATGAAGAACTACTTGCCATGGCTCTTCGACGTCCTCTATGGCTACATCCTGCCGCGATCGGAGGTCACCAAATTCTTCATGCGCATTGTCCTGGAGACTATGGACTACAGAGAAACGAATAATATTACTAGAAATGATTTTATTGATACGCTGCGCGAATTGAAGAAACATTCGGACAAAATGGACGATAtcg atttgacTGACAGTTTGATAGTTTCTCAAGCATTCACGTTTTTTGCTGCTGGTTTTGAAACCTCATCGACAGCGATGGCTAACGCGTTTTACGAGCTGGCTTTAAATCAGAAAATACAGGACAGGTTGCGTGACGAAATTGATCaggaatatataaaacatgcTGGCAATTTAACATATACAAACATCAAGGAAATGAATTACttggataaaatattcaaag aagtCTTGAGAAAGTATCCACCTGGGCTTTTCTTTCCGAGAATAACGATGTCGAGTTATACTTTCAATGGTACCAAAGTTAGTATACCGAAAGGCCAATTAATATGGATTCCTATACACGCTATGCATCGAGATTCAAACATTTATCCAGAACCGGATGTCTTCGATCCAGAAAGATTTAATGAGGAAGCTGTGAAAAGCAGGCATCCGATGGTTTATCTACCCTTCGGTGACGGACAAAGAAATTGCATTG gttCCCGTTTCGCTGTTTATCAGACTAAACTTGGGCTCATAAAGATATTACGAAACTACAAAGTCGAGCCTTGTGAGAAAACGCAAGTACCTTATGTGGTCAATgacaaagattttttattagctCCAAAGGATGGAATATATTTGAgaatacttaaaattaatcgagattaa